One Cicer arietinum cultivar CDC Frontier isolate Library 1 chromosome 8, Cicar.CDCFrontier_v2.0, whole genome shotgun sequence DNA segment encodes these proteins:
- the LOC101507663 gene encoding uncharacterized protein — MSSSKDADPNLGFLTRKDTEVKLPRPTRVKNKTPAPIQITAEQILREARERQEAEIRPPKQKITDPTELGEYRLRKRKEFEDLIRRVRWNISVWIKYAQWEESQKDFKRARSVWERALEVDYKNHTLWLKYAEVEMKNKFVNHARNVWDRAVTLLPRVDQLWYKYIHMEEMLGNVAGARQVFERWMKWMPDQQGWLSYIKFELRYNEIERARGIFERFVQSHPRVGAWIRYAKFEMKNGEVPKARNVYERAVEKLADDEEAEQLFVAFAEFEERCKEAERARCIYKFALDHIPKGRAEDLYRKFVAFEKQYGDREGIEDAIVGKRRFQYEDEVRKNPLNYDSWFDYIRLEESVGNKERTREVYERAIANVPPAEEKRYWQRYIYLWINYALYEELDAGDMERTRDVYRECLNQIPHHKFSFAKIWLLAAQFEIRQLNLKGARQILGNAIGKAPKDKIFKKYIEIELQLGNIDRCRKLYEKYLEWSPENCYAWSKYAELERSLSETERARAIFELAIAQPALDMPELLWKAYIDFETAECEFERARVLYERLLDRTKHLKVWISYAEFEATAIDKESLDLSEEEKKQCIQRARRVFEEALNHFRSSAPDLKEERAMLLEKWLNLEASSGELGDVSLVQSKLPKKLKKRRQVTTEDGSSRIEEFIDYLFPEETQTTNLKILEAAYKWKKQKLSTGDD; from the exons ATGTCTTCTTCCAAAGACGCAGACCCAAACCTAGGTTTTCTAACTCGAAAGGATACAGAGGTGAAGCTTCCACGACCAACCAGGGTTAAAAACAAAACCCCCGCTCCCATTCAAATCACCGCCGAGCAGATTCTTCGCGAAGCTAGAGAACGTCAAGAAGCCGAGATCCGCCCTCCCAAACAGAAAATCACCGATCCAACAGAGCTCGGCGAGTACCGTCTCCGAAAACGAAAGGAATTCGAGGATTTAATCCGGCGAGTTCGATGGAACATTAGTGTTTGGATTAAATACGCACAGTGGGAGGAATCGCAGAAAGACTTCAAACGCGCGCGTTCCGTTTGGGAAAGAGCTTTAGAAGTTGATTACAAGAATCACACGCTATGGTTGAAATACGCGGAGGTGGAGATGAAGAACAAGTTCGTGAACCATGCCAGGAACGTTTGGGATCGTGCTGTTACTCTTTTGCCGCGAGTGGATCAGTTATGGTACAAGTATATTCACATGGAGGAGATGCTCGGAAATGTCGCCGGAGCGAGACAGGTTTTCGAGAGGTGGATGAAATGGATGCCGGATCAGCAAGGATGGCTCTCTTACATTAAATTTGAACTTAG GTACAATGAAATTGAACGAGCTAGGGGGATTTTCGAGCGATTTGTTCAGTCTCACCCTAGGGTTGGGGCTTGGATACGTTATGCCAAGTTTGAAATGAAGAATGGTGAGGTTCCTAAGGCGAGGAATGTTTATGAAAGAGCGGTGGAGAAGCTTGCAGACGACGAAGAAGCTGAACAGCTTTTTGTGGCGTTTGCTGAGTTTGAGGAAAGGTGCAAGGAGGCGGAGCGTGCAAGgtgtatatataaatttgcACTTGATCATATTCCTAAGGGAAGGGCGGAAGATTTGTATCGCAAGTTTGTGGCGTTTGAAAAACAGTATGGTGATAGGGAAGGGATTGAGGATGCTATTGTTGGGAAGAGAAGGTTTCAGTATGAAGATGAAGTGAGGAAAAATCCTTTGAATTATGATTCTTGGTTTGACTATATAAGATTGGAAGAAAGTGTGGGGAATAAGGAAAGAACTAGGGAGGTTTATGAGAGAGCTATAGCTAATGTTCCTCCAGCTGAGGAGAAGCGATATTGGCAGCGATATATTTATTTGTG GATTAATTATGCACTCTATGAAGAGCTTGATGCTGGCGATATGGAGCGAACAAGAGATGTGTACAG GGAGTGTCTCAACCAGATACCTCACCATAAGTTTTCATTTGCAAAGATATGGCTTCTAGCAGCCCAATTTGAAATACGGCAGCTGAATCTCAAGGGTGCTCGTCAAATATTAGGAAATGCTATTGGAAAGGCTCCTAAAGATAAG ATATTTAAGAAGTATATAGAGATAGAACTGCAACTTGGTAATATAGATCGGTGCAGAAAACTCTATGAAAAGTATCTGGAGTGGTCACCTGAAAATTGCTATGCATGGAGCAAGTATGCAGAGTTAGAGAGATCTTTATCTGAGACCGAAAGAGCTAGAGCAATATTTGAGCTTGCAATTGCCCAACCAGCATTGGATATGCCTGAGTTGTTGTGGAAG GCATACATTGACTTTGAAACTGCTGAGTGTGAATTTGAGAGAGCAAGGGTACTTTATGAAAGGCTTCTTGATCGAACAAAGCACTTGAAGGTATGGATAAGCTATGCAGAGTTTGAAGCAACAGCAATTGATAAGGAGAGTTTAGACTTGtcagaagaagaaaagaagCAATGCATTCAGCGTGCCAGAA GGGTGTTTGAGGAAGCTCTGAACCACTTCAGATCATCAGCTCCAGATTTAAAAGAAGAAAGGGCAATGCTTCTAGAGAAATGGCTCAACTTGGAGGCTTCATCTGGGGAGCTAGGTGATGTTAGCTTAGTCCAGTCTAAGCTTCCCAAGAAGCTCAAAAAGAGACGGCAAGTTACTACTGAAGACGGTTCTTCTAG AATTGAAGAATTTATCGACTATCTATTCCCTGAGGAAACTCAGACGACCAATCTCAAGATTTTGGAAGCTGCTTACAAATGGAAGAAGCAAAAATTGTCTACTGGTGATGATTAA